ttcttcaaaagatcttctttacTGATGAAGAAAGTTGcacacaggtttgacatgaggatgaagaaGTGATGAAAGACAGCATGTTTAGATGTTGTGCTTGTTTTCACAACTTTTGATTTTCAAGACATTTCATgtaaaactctctctctctctctctctctctcctgactCTGTCTCTATGTGTTTCTCCAGAGACTGAGTGATTCATTCTTTCCTATATCACAAATGAAGAAGTGAAACATGTGTGCCTCTCACCTCccctcgtctctctctctctctctctgtgtcagtCTTTATTTAAGCGTTGCGGCAGGtagtgtgtgttgtgatggagaGAAGAACATGTGCTCCTGGTTCTGACTGGGATTCTTTAATCAAACACTGTAGACCCAGTGAACCTGTCCGGCTGAGACCATCAAAGCCCGTCACTGGTGAGTGACCCTAACCTTCATCTCATGTTCATCATCACGACTGGAGTCAGTCTGAAGTTGTGAAGCATTCGATCAGTAGctgatgattgtgtgtgttgtgtagatgTTCCTGTGGccgttgtgaagcacgtgttgAGCAGCGGAGGTCCGGTCGAGCCGCGGCCTGCCTTCAGTCCCAGCGTTTGGATCTGTGTCGGTCTGGTGATGAGCGCCTCACTTCTGGTGCTGCTCTTCTGGTTCATCATCTACAAACATCACCACAGAACCTCACACAACACaggtacaacacacacacaacaacacatcgTCCCTATTCAAtgataacacacacaccagagagTTTCTCTTCCTCCTGTGGGGTGATGAGGACCTAAGGGGGTCTTCAGGGACACCCCGCTTCTTCATCAGTTCTGTGACCCAGCGGAAGAGCACAACGACACTCTTGTGTTATATTTATCCTCAGCAGTCTTTGGGTTGACAGTGGGTTCGTTGGTGCTTGAGGTGAAATAATGAATCTAAACCGAATATGTTTGATCAAGCAGATCATTTTTACTAACTGCGCACTCTCAATCTGCTCTCAGAGTGACAGCTCAgacaaaaataagaattctgtcatcatttattcatcctcatgtcattctaaaccgttctgacttcctttcttcatcagaacaaaaaagaagatattttgaagaatgttgataatctaACACTGAACCACATTGCCTTCtcttgtatgaacacaaaaccaccgtgacatttctcaaaatatcttctgttgtttactgcagacggtttcatctttacaacaaacaaacgttactgcgcatgcgctcTTTTGCGACCCCAtctgaacttccggtacacattcacaaacaatcgagtgcctgtagattatttctgataacaatcaaaagaaacccgGAAGAAGCGTTAATTGAATAAACTTGTCTCTCCGATggtttgaatttagactgcgataccaagatCAAtcgctagatgtcagtgtaccatatgtttctttaaattcgacctaactacaggacccatttaacattgtttatttaatacaattgatatacaataaaataaaaattaatactaacatgaattaaatcaaatacaaatagttatattattagacactagccaaacacaaaccggaagctAACTGCGGGTCAGGCGCGCGCGTCTGATGAAACGCTCTATATATGTTTACAATAATTAAACGatgtacagaatatttattatttttttcgcTTTAAATGAGCCTGTTGGTTTATTTGCCAAGCAGGCAACGAGGAAACTCACACCGCAGTGTCTTCACAACAGGAAGAGGACAGTAAACTGCAGGAAGTGCACATCGCTGAGGAAACATGTGGGCGGAGTCTGTGTAATGGATGGGCGGAGCATAGCCTGCCACTTCCGGCCACAGAACTGGGAGATTCTGCTCTGGTTACCACTAAAACTGGACCAGCTGTTGAGGTTTGACTAAACATCAGATGTGTTTCAGTATGGATTTAACTCCTATCAGACCTTTATAATCATATTGACACAAATTCCCAAGTTGAACAAAATGTAAGTTTGTGGTTTCTGTATGAATATATGATCTATACACCAGTGTGCTTAAAACATGAccaacatttacataaacaatCAAAACCTACAGTGTGGGACTTCAGTCAAAACACATCAGTGATTCATTTCatcacatttgtcagatttcagGCTTTGTGTCAATATTTCACGTctgaacttcctgtttcagtatAAATCATTAACGTGTTGAATAAATCTGCACATGTTAAAGCACTTCAGCGAGTCTTTAAATCAAGACCTCAGACATATGATGGGTTTGGTTCATTCTGTGACATTAATCAGcttgtgacaaaaacacatgtacagtgtaaatacacatttcaaacagaagAATTGACCAAAAGGATGTCGGCTGTTTTCATGAAGAGATGAGCGCTTCAATCATTTAATGAGAAATACAGTAACATTGAGTCTAACACAACAGACgctgtttataaatgttatgatCTCAGACAGATcttattgtgtttaataaagtgtcatatttatcattatttaatgtctttgtttattagtcagtttagtaaatgaatcattttataagaaaataaagcttgtttattttctatctacataagTGGAATAATGAGTTCTGATCACACATATAACTGTATAAACACATGCTACACAACATCTACAGTAAAACAAATCAATGATTCAATGATGTTTGATCAaagaataaacaacaaaacaaacgtacagtagaacacacaaacataataaacatcaattcattcggttaaaaaaaaacacacaggtgTGTGTAGGTGTCTGTCGGGTGTGttacaagtgtgtgtgtatggttcagtcaggtgtatgtgtgtgtctgtcaggtGTGTGTTACAGGTGTGTGTTTCGGTCAGtcaggtgtgtgtttgggtcTGTGAGGTGCAGGTATTCAGGCTGGTtgtcttcagtgtgtgtgtgtgtgtgtgtcacaggtgtgtgtttgggtcTGTGAGGTGCAGGTGTTCGGGCTGGTtgtcttcagtgtgtgtgtgtgtgtgtgtgtgtgagagtgtctGTCAGGTGTGtgtcacaggtgtgtgtttgggtcTGTGAGGTGCAGGTATTCAGGCTGGTtgtcttcagtgtgtgtgtgtgtgtgtgtgtcacaggtgtgtgtttgggtcTGTGAGGTGCAGGTGTTCGGGCTGGTtgtcttcagtgtgtgtgtgtgtgtgtgtgtgtgtgagagtgtctGTCAGGTGTGtgtcacaggtgtgtgtttgggtcTGTGAGGTGCAGGTATTCAGGCTGGTtgtcttcagtgtgtgtgtgtgtgtgtgtgtgtcacaggtgtgtgtttgggtcTGTGAGGTGCAGGTGTTCGGGCTGGTtgtcttcagtgtgtgtgtgtgtgtgtgtgtgagagtgtctGTCAGGTGTGtgtcacaggtgtgtgtttgggtcTGTGAGGTGCAGGTGTTCGGGCTGGTtgtcttcagtgtgtgtgtgtgtgtgtgtgtgtgagtgtctgtcaggtgtgtgtcacaggtgtgtgtttgggtcTGTGAGGTGCAGGTGTTCGGGCTGGTtgtcttcagtgtgtgtgtgtgtgtgtgtgtctctcaggtgtgtgtcacaggtgtgtgtttgggtcTGTGAGGTGCAGGTGTTCGGGCTGGTtgtcttcagtgtgtgtgtgtgtgtgtgtcacaggtgtgtgtttgggtcTGTGAGGTGCAGGTGTTCGGGCTGGTtgtcttcagtgtgtgtgtgtgtgtgtgtgtctctcaggtgtgtgtcacaggtgtgtgtttgggtcTGTGAGGTGCAGGTGTTCGGGCTGGTtgtcttcagtgtgtgtgtgtgtgtgtgtgtctctcaggtgtgtgtcacaggtgtgtgtttgggtcTGTGAGGTGCAGGTATTCGAGCTGgttgtgttcagtgtgtgtgtgtgtgtgtgtgtgtgtcacaggtgtgtgtttgggtcTGTGAGGTGCAGGTGTTCGGGCTGGTtgtcttcagtgtgtgtgtgtgtgtgtgtgtgtcacaggtgtgtgtttgggtcTGTGAGGTGCAGGTATTCATGCTGGTtgtcttcagtgtgtgtgtgagtgtctgtcaggtgtgtgtcacaggtgtgtgtttgggtcTGTGAGGTGCAGGTGTTCGGGCTGGTtgtcttcagtgtgtgtgtgtgtgtgtgtgtgtgagtgtctgtcaggtgtgtgtcacaggtgtgtgtttgggtcTGTGAGGTGCAGGTGTTCGGGCTGGTtgtcttcagtgtgtgtgtgtgtgtgtgtgtgtgagtgtctgtcaggtgtgtgtcacaggtgtgtgtttgggtcTGTGAGGTGCAGGTGTTCGGGCTGGTtgtcttcatgtgtgtgtgtctctcaggtgtgtgtcacaggtgtgtgtttgggtcTGTGAGGTGCAGGCATTCGAGCTGGTtgtcttcagtgtgtgtgtgtgtgtgtgtgtgtgtgtgtgtgtgtgtgtgtgagtgtctgtcaggtgtgtgtcacaggtgtgtgtttgggtcTGTGAGGTGCAGGTATTCGAGCTGGTtgtcttcatgtgtgtgtgtctctcaggtgtgtgtcacaggtgtgtgtttgggtcTGTGAGGTGCAGGTATTCGAGCTGgttgtgttcagtgtgtgtgtgtgttctgcggTGTCGTGTGGAGAGAGTTTTTCTGCGCTCATTTCCTCGTGTGGCCAGTGTTGATATGATGCGCTCGGACAGATCCTGCTGCAAACGCTGGAAATTCTCTCTGAAGAGAAAGAGGGAcacagtgagtgtgtgtgtgtcagtgtgtgtttgtttggtgtATTAATTGTGTGAGTGTTGTTCCTCTTACGCTGTAGGTGGAGTTGGCAGGTTGTATTTCTGTCCTATAACTCCAGTTAACCAATAGGTGACCTCCTTTCCTTTACCCTAAAACACACTCAGTGTAAAGCTCTGTGTGACCCAACATTGTATTCATTATATTTCAGCagacatacactgtaaaaaagcaaCTTAAAAACGTTAAAAGTTTAACTTCTCATGAGTCAATTGAACCTAAATGATATTGAAGTGACTTGAGTTGTACAACtcgatttattttattttatttaacttaaaatttgAAGGCAGCTGaaattgttgaaatatttttacagtgaactAGATGCACTGAACACCATGAACTGATGTATGAATCCAGAATATATCAAATACAACAGCATGTATGTGTAAAAGAGTGTACAGTATAGTGtatgtagtgtagtgtagtgtagtatAGTGTATAATGTAGTGTGTAGTGTGTAGGTGCTCTGACCTTCAGGTGAGTTTCTCCTCTGCGTTCATACTCAAACTGACACTCTGTTCTCTGAAGGATCTCAATGGTCGACTCGCTCACATGAATCCTGAGAGCTACAAACACAtcagtcacatgactgtatcagtgtgtgcgtatgtgtgtgtgtgtgtgtgtgtgtgtgtgtgcgtgtgttagtgtgtgtgtgtgtgtgtgtgtgtgtgtgtgtgtgtgtgttactgttagtgtgtgtgtgcgtgtgtgtgttagtgtgtgtgtgtgcgtgtgtgtgtgtgtgtgtgtgtgtgttgcatgtCTTACGGTGTCCTGTAGACTCCATGCGTGATGCGGTGTTCACAGTATCTCCGAACAGACAGTATCGCGGCATCTTATTCCCCACAACACCTGCAGCGCACGGACCTACATCATCATAGACAGTAATGTTACTCATTTGTGACTTTGTGGGGATGTTTCAGTCCCTATGAACAGATAATAAATGCTAGTTTtctagtttaaaaatgtaaaaagtgccCAAAAGAGTTCAGCGTTTGATTATAGAATCGTGTACCTGAATGTATTCCGATCCGGATCCACAGCGGGATTCCCGGCAGATGTCTTAGTGCAAACGTTCCCATGAACTCCAGAATGTCCAGAGCCATGAGACAGACGTCTACGGCGTGTCTGTTCCCGTTCCGCTTGGGCAGTCCAGACGCAACCATGTAAGCGTCTCCGATCGTCTCCACCTGAGACATCAGCGCTGACATTACTAATCTATTACCTTCACATTATACTCCAGACACGAGAagacgacacacacacacacaccttgtagACGTCgtgatgatccagaatgctgtcAAAGTTCTTGTAGATGTCGTTGAGCATGTCCACCACCTCCATGGGTGTGCTGTGATGACAGAGAGTCGTGAAGCACACGATGTCACTGAAGTATATAGTGACCTCATCAAAGAGCTCAGGCTCCACACGACCCGTCTCCTTCAGAGAGCGAACCACCGGCCTGTGAGAGAAACtctttcattacacacacacaacacaaatacacacagacatgaacgtgtgtgtgtgtgtctgacccGGGCAGCAGCATGCGGTTGAGTTGGTCAGCTCGGTCTCTCTCAGCTTTATACAGAGACGTTCTCTCCTCCACCAGGTACTCCAGGTTTCTGGAATACATCTGCAGTCTGCGGATCAGATTGTCCATGTAGCTGGCGTTGGCCTGATTGTGAAGATTGctgcaacacacaaaacaacgtCAGCTGAACGTcacacacagaaagacacacacacacacagacacacacctgaagATCTTCCCCAGAGCTCCT
This region of Triplophysa dalaica isolate WHDGS20190420 chromosome 7, ASM1584641v1, whole genome shotgun sequence genomic DNA includes:
- the LOC130425868 gene encoding tumor necrosis factor receptor superfamily member 17-like isoform X2, coding for MERRTCAPGSDWDSLIKHCRPSEPVRLRPSKPVTDVPVAVVKHVLSSGGPVEPRPAFSPSVWICVGLVMSASLLVLLFWFIIYKHHHRTSHNTGNEETHTAVSSQQEEDSKLQEVHIAEETCGRSLCNGWAEHSLPLPATELGDSALVTTKTGPAVEV
- the LOC130425868 gene encoding uncharacterized protein LOC130425868 isoform X1, with amino-acid sequence MERRTCAPGSDWDSLIKHCRPSEPVRLRPSKPVTDVPVAVVKHVLSSGGPVEPRPAFSPSVWICVGLVMSASLLVLLFWFIIYKHHHRTSHNTAGNEETHTAVSSQQEEDSKLQEVHIAEETCGRSLCNGWAEHSLPLPATELGDSALVTTKTGPAVEV